A window of Chitinophaga sp. MM2321 contains these coding sequences:
- a CDS encoding 2'-5' RNA ligase family protein yields the protein MNTNYEISEELFDYLLVVNPDVVVTKDVTHIRQHIATVLNDAAVIATPVHVALFRSAFPERYEDDFISMLEEVARKQSGFAIYTSRLEAFRHADGRQSVCVNVANPKPLVELHRSVMQAFELKPQAFRPYMLLARGIQDADVSKVAPALAQQLFVRSFNCHCFSLLKKPAAGGKYEKVRDFVFGDIEHMAGSLFNYAA from the coding sequence ATGAATACGAATTATGAAATTTCGGAAGAGTTATTTGATTATTTACTGGTAGTTAATCCGGATGTAGTGGTAACAAAAGATGTGACCCATATCCGCCAGCATATTGCCACTGTGCTGAACGATGCTGCGGTTATAGCAACACCAGTGCATGTGGCCTTGTTCCGTTCCGCATTTCCGGAGCGTTACGAGGACGATTTCATTTCCATGCTGGAAGAAGTAGCCAGAAAGCAATCGGGCTTTGCTATCTATACTTCCCGGCTGGAAGCGTTCAGACATGCCGATGGGAGGCAGAGTGTATGTGTGAATGTGGCTAATCCCAAACCATTGGTAGAACTGCACAGGAGTGTTATGCAGGCTTTTGAATTAAAGCCCCAGGCATTCCGGCCTTATATGTTGCTGGCACGGGGCATCCAGGATGCTGATGTTAGTAAAGTGGCACCAGCATTGGCGCAGCAGTTGTTTGTCCGCAGTTTTAATTGCCATTGTTTCAGTTTGTTGAAAAAGCCTGCTGCCGGTGGTAAATATGAAAAGGTAAGAGACTTCGTATTTGGAGATATTGAACACATGGCGGGATCGTTATTTAATTATGCTGCATAG
- a CDS encoding putative sugar nucleotidyl transferase, which produces MERNYILFDTPVRDLLYPFTHTRPIAACRVGILTIQEKWEHWLGTGVSHFTVPHLQEKFPLHRAADENMVNILLSGHILPDAGLIAAIASLEANEELYQDSHLLAKAIRGKDIHLLSPGERKNYPGEVLGIFKPWDIFALNDKAIRADFKLLTEGRSSAPISSTNQLINTADIFLEPGASVEYSVLNATTGPIYIGKNAQVMEGCLIRGALAMGEGSVLKMGTKIYGATTLGPYCTGGGEIKNSVLFGYSNKGHDGYLGDAVLGEWCNLGANTTCSNLKNNVSPVRVWLEARGEAAVAGQKCGVLMGDFSRCGINTMLNTGTVIGVSCNIFGAHFPPVFTPSFSWGNLGRAGEYRLEEALRDAGAWMGLKGRQLEEADRKILEAVHEIISEKDLKT; this is translated from the coding sequence ATGGAGCGTAACTACATTCTTTTTGACACGCCCGTACGTGACTTGTTATACCCCTTTACACATACAAGACCTATTGCCGCCTGTAGAGTAGGAATACTTACCATACAGGAAAAATGGGAACATTGGCTGGGTACAGGCGTAAGTCATTTCACCGTACCGCATTTACAGGAGAAATTTCCTTTGCACCGCGCGGCAGATGAAAATATGGTCAATATCCTGCTCAGTGGGCATATCCTGCCGGATGCCGGCCTGATAGCCGCTATCGCCTCCCTGGAGGCCAATGAAGAGCTGTACCAGGATAGCCACCTGCTGGCAAAAGCGATACGCGGAAAGGATATTCACCTGTTATCTCCCGGTGAGCGAAAAAATTATCCGGGAGAAGTACTGGGAATATTTAAGCCATGGGATATCTTTGCGCTCAATGACAAAGCTATAAGGGCAGATTTTAAGCTGCTCACGGAGGGAAGATCATCGGCCCCCATATCATCCACCAATCAATTAATCAATACTGCGGATATTTTCCTGGAACCGGGTGCCAGCGTGGAATATAGTGTGCTGAATGCAACAACGGGTCCTATTTATATCGGGAAAAATGCACAGGTGATGGAAGGCTGCCTGATCAGGGGCGCCCTGGCCATGGGAGAAGGATCGGTATTGAAGATGGGGACTAAAATATACGGTGCTACCACCCTGGGGCCTTATTGCACCGGGGGAGGCGAGATAAAGAACAGTGTTTTATTTGGCTACTCCAATAAAGGACACGATGGTTACCTGGGAGATGCGGTGCTGGGAGAATGGTGTAACCTGGGAGCCAATACCACCTGTTCCAACCTGAAAAATAATGTTTCGCCCGTAAGGGTGTGGCTGGAAGCTAGGGGAGAAGCGGCAGTAGCCGGGCAGAAATGCGGGGTACTAATGGGTGATTTCAGCAGGTGTGGTATTAATACCATGTTGAATACGGGGACCGTGATAGGGGTGTCCTGCAATATTTTTGGTGCGCATTTCCCGCCGGTATTCACGCCTTCTTTTAGTTGGGGAAACCTGGGCCGTGCAGGAGAATACCGCCTGGAGGAAGCGTTGCGGGATGCAGGCGCCTGGATGGGCCTGAAGGGCCGTCAGCTGGAAGAAGCAGACCGTAAGATACTGGAAGCAGTACATGAAATAATCAGCGAAAAAGACCTTAAAACTTAA
- a CDS encoding acylphosphatase, producing the protein MTTTSIEHKEIIVKGRVQGVGFRVNAKHIADLLGVQGQIKNLPDKNVWILAEAEAVVMEEFLAWCRKGPALAKVTELEITGGNVENISGFTILHI; encoded by the coding sequence ATGACAACCACATCAATCGAACACAAAGAGATCATTGTAAAAGGCCGTGTGCAGGGAGTGGGATTCAGGGTTAATGCCAAGCATATAGCTGACTTATTAGGCGTGCAGGGACAAATTAAAAATCTTCCGGATAAAAATGTGTGGATATTGGCAGAAGCGGAAGCGGTTGTTATGGAAGAGTTTCTTGCCTGGTGCCGTAAAGGTCCTGCACTTGCAAAGGTGACAGAGCTGGAAATTACCGGCGGCAACGTCGAAAATATCAGTGGATTTACTATCCTTCACATATAG
- a CDS encoding M56 family metallopeptidase: MNLLPFTGDLVHALGWTILHAIWQAFFVYACLKIVLKLWPMASARIKYNLSMFSLAGIFTWFLITLYQQLQVLSQTKQLVLQLSAQQLAITGQPLPAVYQGQEEMATLFPSLEMCLPVLVALYIAGMAVMIIKLVSDLLQLQQIRTKQVESMGEAWENHLEHLVAQLQLPRKVQLLVSRYIQVPVMLGFFKPVILLPIAMVNNLSEEQLEAILLHELAHIKRNDYLLNIFQSIVETILFFNPFVWLISKTIRQEREHCCDDLVIAGTVQPLHYARALIALEEYRLTANPLTMAIADNKQHLFHRIKRIMEMKTKHLNYSQKFLAVLIIATGLVSIAWLNPGKVENHGTLTKEKDHAVAEVPREIQIPAADTVAPQPVFSATPAPTITATPSVTTVNTTPNVNINRDIHVVTNIDAASDIHTNLSFHAVPVVFSPMSVNLSPMDVNLSPMDVNLVFDTTAPQKLDNEDIRQQVIAAQKNVQQAMKQLRDVDLKRIQAEARAATEKVDWKALSEETKKAQLEATNALKSIDWEKINKEVQEAYNKVDWKDINNKVSKTWTENKIIIEKSMKEARNNMMAANKNKDAAIREEVRANTAKTQAEREERVAEISRKNAELAKVRAERNQLFAEDAKVKAEATNKKYRELISKMGSDNLLDTDKPYTIEKNSSGLFINGVKQPDSVQEKYKGYLNSKHVTIKKTDDDNFNINIED; encoded by the coding sequence ATGAACTTATTACCTTTTACCGGCGATCTGGTACACGCCCTGGGATGGACTATCCTACACGCTATCTGGCAAGCATTTTTCGTATATGCCTGTCTGAAAATAGTCCTGAAATTATGGCCCATGGCCAGTGCACGGATAAAATATAATTTATCCATGTTTTCGCTGGCCGGTATTTTCACGTGGTTCCTGATCACGCTTTATCAGCAGTTACAGGTACTGAGCCAGACAAAGCAACTGGTGCTGCAATTGTCGGCCCAACAACTGGCCATAACCGGACAACCCTTACCTGCTGTATACCAGGGACAGGAAGAAATGGCCACGTTGTTTCCCAGCCTGGAAATGTGTCTCCCTGTATTGGTAGCACTCTACATTGCCGGGATGGCGGTCATGATCATCAAACTGGTATCCGACCTGTTACAACTGCAACAGATCCGCACCAAACAGGTGGAATCAATGGGAGAAGCCTGGGAGAATCACCTGGAACACCTCGTTGCCCAACTACAGCTCCCCCGCAAAGTACAGCTGCTGGTATCCCGCTACATACAGGTACCTGTTATGCTGGGCTTCTTTAAACCGGTTATACTGCTGCCCATCGCCATGGTAAACAATTTATCTGAAGAGCAGCTGGAAGCCATTTTACTGCACGAACTGGCCCATATCAAACGCAATGATTATCTGTTGAATATCTTCCAATCAATTGTTGAAACCATTCTTTTCTTTAATCCTTTCGTATGGCTTATCTCCAAAACGATCCGCCAGGAAAGAGAACACTGTTGCGACGACCTCGTTATAGCAGGTACCGTGCAACCCCTGCATTATGCCAGGGCACTGATTGCGCTGGAAGAATACCGGTTAACCGCCAATCCGCTGACCATGGCTATTGCAGACAATAAACAACATTTGTTCCACCGTATCAAACGTATCATGGAAATGAAAACAAAACATCTTAATTATAGCCAGAAATTTCTGGCAGTATTAATCATTGCCACCGGCCTGGTGTCCATTGCATGGCTCAATCCGGGCAAAGTAGAAAATCATGGAACGCTGACTAAAGAAAAAGACCATGCCGTAGCTGAAGTACCACGGGAAATACAAATACCTGCTGCTGATACTGTAGCTCCGCAGCCAGTCTTCTCTGCAACACCGGCACCCACTATTACTGCAACACCCAGCGTTACCACTGTAAATACCACACCTAACGTGAATATCAACCGGGATATACATGTAGTAACCAACATAGATGCTGCGTCTGATATCCATACCAACCTTTCCTTTCATGCCGTTCCTGTAGTATTTTCGCCGATGTCTGTTAACCTGTCACCGATGGATGTTAACCTGTCGCCGATGGATGTTAATTTGGTCTTTGACACTACCGCACCACAAAAGCTGGACAACGAAGACATAAGACAACAGGTTATTGCTGCGCAGAAAAATGTGCAACAGGCCATGAAACAATTACGGGATGTGGATTTAAAAAGGATCCAGGCAGAAGCCAGGGCCGCTACTGAAAAAGTAGACTGGAAAGCACTTTCCGAAGAAACAAAGAAAGCCCAGTTAGAAGCTACCAACGCTTTGAAAAGCATCGACTGGGAAAAAATCAATAAAGAAGTACAGGAAGCCTATAACAAAGTTGATTGGAAGGATATCAATAACAAAGTATCCAAAACCTGGACAGAGAATAAGATTATTATAGAAAAGTCCATGAAGGAAGCCCGCAACAATATGATGGCAGCCAACAAAAACAAGGATGCTGCTATACGGGAGGAAGTCAGGGCCAACACGGCGAAAACACAAGCGGAGAGAGAAGAAAGAGTCGCTGAGATTAGCAGAAAAAATGCCGAACTGGCCAAAGTCCGTGCAGAAAGAAACCAGCTTTTTGCTGAAGATGCAAAAGTTAAAGCGGAAGCTACCAACAAAAAATATCGTGAACTCATCAGCAAAATGGGTAGCGACAACCTTCTTGATACTGACAAACCTTATACCATAGAAAAAAACAGTTCCGGTCTCTTTATCAATGGCGTTAAACAACCGGATAGTGTACAGGAAAAATATAAGGGCTACCTGAACAGTAAACACGTGACCATCAAAAAAACTGACGACGATAACTTCAATATCAATATAGAGGACTAG
- the tpiA gene encoding triose-phosphate isomerase produces MRKKIVAGNWKMNLTLAQGEQLINDILQAGLKLEEGQEVVIATPFPYLAKAKSLLKNYPGFYVAAQNCSSEKSGAYTGEVSAEMLQSVGVDYVIIGHSERREYFQESNAVLAKKVDLALANGIKPIFCCGEPLEIRQAETQNDYVATQLEESLYHLTAEQLKDVVIAYEPIWAIGTGLTASAAQAQDMHAFIRSRIANKFGREAALHVSVLYGGSAKPGNAAELFSNPDVDGGLIGGASLVAADFTAIVQKLA; encoded by the coding sequence ATGAGAAAGAAAATTGTTGCAGGTAACTGGAAAATGAACCTTACGCTGGCACAGGGTGAGCAGCTGATCAACGACATTTTACAGGCCGGTCTGAAACTGGAAGAGGGACAGGAAGTAGTGATTGCTACGCCGTTTCCTTATCTGGCGAAAGCGAAGTCCCTGCTGAAAAATTATCCTGGTTTTTATGTAGCGGCGCAGAACTGTTCCAGTGAAAAATCAGGTGCTTACACCGGCGAAGTATCCGCTGAAATGCTGCAATCAGTAGGTGTTGATTACGTTATTATAGGTCACTCCGAAAGAAGAGAATACTTCCAGGAAAGTAATGCAGTACTGGCTAAGAAAGTAGATCTGGCACTGGCAAACGGTATTAAACCGATTTTTTGCTGTGGAGAACCACTGGAAATCAGGCAGGCAGAAACACAGAATGATTATGTAGCCACGCAGTTGGAAGAAAGCCTGTATCATCTTACAGCAGAACAGTTGAAAGATGTGGTAATTGCTTACGAACCTATCTGGGCAATTGGTACAGGGCTTACAGCAAGTGCAGCGCAGGCGCAGGATATGCATGCCTTCATCAGGTCGCGGATTGCTAATAAATTTGGCCGTGAAGCCGCTTTGCATGTTTCCGTTTTATATGGCGGCAGTGCAAAACCGGGCAATGCAGCAGAGTTGTTTTCTAATCCTGATGTAGATGGCGGCCTTATTGGTGGCGCATCTCTGGTAGCGGCAGACTTTACAGCGATTGTTCAGAAGCTGGCTTAA
- a CDS encoding type B 50S ribosomal protein L31, which produces MKQGIHPESYRFVIFKDMSNGESFLSRSTASSSETMKWEDGNEYPLIKLEISNTSHPFYTGKNVLVDTAGRIDKFNKRYAKKA; this is translated from the coding sequence ATGAAACAGGGAATCCATCCAGAAAGTTACAGATTTGTGATATTTAAAGATATGTCAAACGGAGAGAGCTTTTTAAGCCGCTCTACCGCTTCTTCCAGCGAAACAATGAAATGGGAAGACGGTAATGAGTATCCTTTGATCAAGTTGGAAATTTCCAATACTTCTCACCCTTTTTATACTGGTAAGAACGTATTGGTGGATACTGCCGGACGTATTGATAAATTCAACAAACGCTACGCTAAGAAGGCATAG
- a CDS encoding sigma-70 family RNA polymerase sigma factor codes for MKASANNLNQTQLAENVVDRCKKGDVRAFRELYDAYSAAMYNICLRMTGNVSDAEDTLQEAFLQVHKNINKLENEASVSAWIKRIVVNHCLNSLRKKKVYFEEVEEVEVAEESGIDEAHFTWTVAAIRSAIHTLPQGYRTVLNLYLFEEYSHREIAEMLGITESTAKTQYMRAKEKVRQIVKQQNVIH; via the coding sequence ATGAAAGCATCAGCAAATAACCTGAATCAAACGCAATTGGCAGAGAATGTAGTAGACCGCTGTAAGAAGGGAGACGTTCGCGCATTCCGCGAGCTGTACGACGCTTATTCAGCAGCGATGTATAACATATGCCTGCGTATGACCGGCAACGTGAGTGATGCAGAAGATACTTTGCAGGAGGCTTTTTTACAGGTACACAAAAATATCAACAAGCTGGAAAATGAAGCCAGCGTGAGTGCCTGGATCAAACGCATTGTAGTGAATCACTGCTTAAACAGCCTGCGTAAAAAGAAAGTATATTTCGAAGAAGTGGAAGAAGTAGAAGTGGCAGAGGAATCAGGTATTGATGAAGCGCATTTTACCTGGACAGTAGCCGCCATCAGATCGGCTATTCATACCTTACCACAAGGATACCGCACGGTGCTGAACCTCTATCTTTTTGAAGAGTACTCACACCGCGAAATCGCTGAAATGCTTGGTATCACTGAATCTACCGCAAAAACGCAATATATGCGTGCAAAAGAAAAAGTAAGACAGATTGTAAAACAGCAAAATGTAATTCATTAA
- a CDS encoding C1 family peptidase: MKAFFIALAMLAMATVNGQGKRMILEKSNAATPIKNQGRTGTCWSFSTTSLVESECLRKGMPAIDLSEMFTVRNIYMEKAKNYIRRQGSARFDEGGLGHDVIRSMARYGIVPESAYSGLKAQAQLHNHSVMVGVLKNYLDSILKIKAPIPENWAIQFSAILDEYMGKAPTDFEYNGKTYTPLTFAKEVVKFDANDYVSLTSFTHHPFYQPFIVEVPDNFSNGAYYNLPLDELTQVTKAALKKGYTILWDTDVSNNGWAASKGYAVLPPADNAFEKDSINPDMTEGNYSQDTRQRLYEELVTEDDHLMHITGIEKTPQGKTFFIVKNSWGLKSSPFEGYVHVSEPYFAINTVTVIVPKSALDKSLRNKIAASM, encoded by the coding sequence ATGAAGGCATTTTTTATCGCATTAGCCATGCTGGCTATGGCAACGGTGAACGGACAGGGCAAACGGATGATCCTGGAGAAAAGCAATGCGGCCACCCCGATAAAAAACCAGGGCAGAACAGGTACCTGCTGGTCCTTCTCCACCACCTCCCTGGTAGAATCGGAATGCCTGCGAAAAGGAATGCCCGCAATAGATCTCTCCGAGATGTTTACCGTACGTAACATTTATATGGAGAAGGCAAAGAATTACATCCGCCGGCAGGGCAGTGCGCGTTTCGATGAAGGTGGTCTTGGTCATGATGTAATCAGGTCCATGGCACGCTACGGCATTGTACCTGAAAGTGCTTACAGCGGTTTAAAAGCCCAGGCACAACTGCATAACCACAGCGTAATGGTGGGTGTTCTGAAAAACTACCTGGATAGTATTCTCAAAATAAAAGCACCTATCCCCGAAAACTGGGCGATACAATTCTCCGCTATCCTGGATGAATACATGGGTAAAGCCCCCACAGATTTTGAATACAATGGTAAAACATATACCCCGCTTACTTTTGCAAAGGAGGTAGTAAAGTTTGATGCCAACGATTATGTTTCCCTGACATCCTTTACACACCATCCTTTTTACCAGCCCTTTATTGTGGAAGTACCGGATAATTTCTCTAACGGCGCCTATTATAATTTACCGCTGGATGAACTGACACAGGTCACCAAAGCTGCGCTGAAAAAAGGTTATACCATTTTATGGGATACCGATGTAAGCAACAATGGATGGGCTGCCAGCAAAGGATATGCTGTACTCCCACCGGCAGACAATGCCTTTGAAAAAGATAGTATAAACCCAGACATGACCGAAGGTAATTATTCGCAGGACACACGTCAACGGTTATACGAAGAATTGGTTACAGAAGATGATCACCTGATGCATATCACCGGTATTGAAAAAACACCGCAGGGAAAAACATTCTTTATCGTCAAAAATTCCTGGGGCTTAAAGTCCAGTCCTTTCGAAGGATATGTACATGTTTCCGAACCCTATTTTGCCATCAATACTGTAACGGTTATTGTACCAAAATCTGCGCTGGATAAGTCTTTAAGGAATAAGATCGCTGCTTCCATGTAA
- a CDS encoding head GIN domain-containing protein: MKKLAKFALVALPLMLLLGVLASFSFDKNERIKGNGTMKDESRNATAFEDISTSGVFKVVIQQGSTHSIKVSAEENLLPYIITDVSGDELKIHTKKGYSIDPTRTITVYVTLQKVEKLSASGAGGFTSNGVLKTDHLELSFSGASDANLDINAQKLEVGLSGASNVKLKGSSSNAAYRISGAADISALDLQSQDVEIGISGNGKAKVFAEKKLDVRISGVGNVNYKGTPVVTQAVSGMGRISRI, from the coding sequence ATGAAAAAACTGGCAAAATTTGCCCTGGTTGCATTGCCTTTAATGCTGCTCCTGGGAGTGTTGGCATCCTTCTCTTTTGATAAGAATGAACGCATAAAAGGTAATGGTACCATGAAAGATGAAAGCAGGAATGCAACTGCTTTTGAAGACATCAGTACTTCCGGTGTATTCAAAGTGGTTATCCAGCAGGGGAGTACCCATAGTATAAAGGTGTCAGCAGAAGAGAACCTGTTACCCTACATCATTACTGATGTGTCTGGCGATGAGCTGAAAATCCATACTAAAAAGGGATATTCCATAGATCCTACCCGGACTATTACCGTATATGTTACCCTTCAGAAAGTTGAGAAGCTGTCTGCCAGCGGTGCCGGCGGATTTACCAGCAATGGCGTATTAAAGACCGATCACCTGGAATTGTCGTTCAGCGGTGCTTCAGATGCCAACCTGGATATCAATGCGCAAAAGCTGGAAGTAGGCTTGTCCGGTGCCAGCAATGTGAAGTTGAAAGGCAGTAGCAGTAATGCGGCGTACCGTATTTCCGGAGCCGCAGATATTTCTGCACTGGACCTGCAATCGCAGGATGTAGAGATTGGTATTTCCGGCAACGGGAAAGCGAAGGTATTTGCAGAGAAGAAACTGGATGTAAGGATCTCCGGTGTGGGGAATGTGAACTACAAGGGAACACCCGTTGTAACGCAGGCTGTATCCGGTATGGGCAGGATTAGCAGGATTTAA
- a CDS encoding YajQ family cyclic di-GMP-binding protein: MPSFDIVSKIDLQTLDNAINTVKKEITNRFDFKGSHVEIELNKKELVLNVAVDSDMKLGQVLDVLISRSMRQGLEATIYDQSKEPYQSGKVYKKDIPIRNGIKQEDSKKIVKMIKDAGLKVQVAIMDDIIRVTGKKIDDLQDVIQKCKEANLGIPLQYINMKA; the protein is encoded by the coding sequence ATGCCGTCCTTTGATATTGTTAGCAAAATAGATTTACAAACACTGGATAATGCCATTAACACTGTGAAGAAAGAGATCACCAACAGGTTTGATTTTAAGGGTTCGCATGTGGAGATTGAGTTGAACAAGAAAGAGCTGGTGTTGAATGTAGCAGTAGATAGTGATATGAAACTGGGGCAGGTATTGGACGTGCTGATCAGCCGTTCCATGCGCCAGGGGCTGGAAGCCACAATTTATGACCAGAGTAAGGAGCCTTACCAGAGCGGGAAGGTATATAAAAAGGATATTCCAATCCGGAATGGTATTAAACAGGAAGATTCCAAGAAGATTGTGAAGATGATCAAAGATGCGGGATTGAAGGTACAGGTAGCCATTATGGATGATATTATCCGGGTAACAGGCAAGAAGATCGATGATTTACAGGATGTTATCCAAAAATGTAAAGAGGCCAACCTGGGCATTCCTTTGCAGTATATTAATATGAAAGCGTAA
- a CDS encoding outer membrane beta-barrel family protein encodes MKATFKAFTLTIGVLGAAFTSQAQSGPKVAGQITQAGAKPVEFATVTLLKAKDSSLVKGAIADISGKYEFENVKQGKYLVAAAAVGMTKAYSKTFDINTTSLRMPAISLETAAKNLKGVEVTAQKPFIEQRADKMIVNVENSITGAGGTAMEVLEKSPTINVDKDGNISMKGKGGVVIMIDGKPTNMTSQDVAELLKSMPSSNLEQIELIANPSAKYDAAGNAGIINLKLKKNRNYGTNGNVTLGGAYGVWPRYNAGLNLNHRNEKFNIYGSYNYSHREQQQDLGLYRSLTDKGVFRVYDQTNTMRQQSNYQAGKIGADYFVAKGHTIGVMVDLAARDRTIPSYATTRIGNGNTVDSILYTNTNDGAKWKRGAYNLNYRGVLDSTGKELNVDLDYARNTDRQHSEILALSRDGAGKNILGSDTSRNNQPSNIEIKTAKIDYTHPLKNQAKLEAGVKVSFVTTDNNARFDSLRSGAWIMDENRSNHFIYKENINAAYINYNKQFDKWGVQLGLRGEQTHISGHSESMKDQQMTAANNDSTYFNLFPSAAVTYNLNKNNTLGLTYSRRIQRPSYEDLNPFEFYLDRYTKEAGNPNLKPQYSNNFEVTHTFKQFLITSLGYSHTKNMMTRILEADVDHATGDTTVLKYKFLNVAKADNFNLNVSMPLPITKWWTSFTTVSLSYNMYETVVNNNPVKLGATGFFGRTQQTFTLTKDLSAEASFFYVSPQVANEGLFKMKSMYSLDLGLQQKVLKGKGTLKLNVTDILKTQYFRGSFDNAGRNTAVYSKWDAQQVRLTFTYRFGNNNVKAARNRETGLEAEQNRVKQGGN; translated from the coding sequence ATGAAAGCAACTTTTAAAGCGTTTACATTAACAATAGGTGTGTTAGGCGCTGCATTCACGTCTCAGGCTCAAAGCGGTCCTAAAGTGGCTGGACAAATAACGCAAGCCGGTGCAAAACCAGTAGAATTTGCAACAGTAACTTTATTGAAAGCAAAAGACTCATCGCTCGTAAAAGGCGCTATAGCTGATATCAGCGGTAAATATGAATTTGAAAACGTTAAACAGGGGAAGTACCTGGTAGCCGCTGCGGCAGTAGGTATGACCAAAGCCTATAGCAAAACATTCGACATAAACACCACCAGCTTACGGATGCCAGCGATTTCCCTGGAAACCGCCGCCAAAAACCTGAAAGGAGTAGAGGTAACCGCACAAAAGCCTTTTATAGAACAAAGGGCAGATAAAATGATCGTAAATGTAGAAAACAGCATCACCGGCGCCGGTGGTACTGCCATGGAAGTGCTGGAAAAATCGCCCACTATCAATGTTGATAAAGATGGTAACATCTCTATGAAAGGTAAAGGTGGGGTAGTAATCATGATAGATGGTAAACCAACCAATATGACCTCCCAGGACGTTGCCGAGTTGTTGAAAAGCATGCCCAGTTCAAATCTTGAACAGATTGAACTGATTGCCAATCCTTCCGCCAAGTACGATGCAGCCGGCAACGCAGGGATCATTAACCTGAAACTGAAAAAGAACAGGAACTACGGTACCAACGGGAATGTTACGCTGGGTGGCGCCTATGGTGTATGGCCCCGCTATAACGCAGGACTCAACCTGAACCACCGCAATGAAAAGTTCAATATATATGGGTCTTATAATTACAGTCACCGCGAACAGCAGCAAGATCTGGGTTTGTACCGCTCTTTAACAGACAAAGGTGTGTTCCGGGTGTATGACCAGACCAACACCATGCGTCAGCAATCCAACTACCAGGCCGGTAAAATAGGCGCCGACTACTTTGTCGCCAAAGGACATACCATCGGTGTGATGGTGGACCTTGCAGCCAGGGACCGCACTATTCCCAGCTACGCTACCACCCGTATCGGTAACGGCAATACCGTTGATTCTATCTTATATACCAACACCAATGATGGCGCAAAATGGAAGAGAGGTGCATACAACCTCAACTACCGCGGCGTGCTGGATTCTACCGGTAAAGAACTGAATGTTGACCTGGACTATGCCCGGAATACAGACAGACAACATTCAGAGATCCTCGCACTCTCCCGTGATGGAGCAGGAAAAAACATACTGGGCAGCGATACTTCCCGCAATAACCAGCCTTCCAATATTGAAATTAAAACGGCAAAGATCGACTACACGCATCCGCTGAAAAATCAGGCTAAGCTGGAAGCCGGTGTCAAAGTGAGTTTCGTGACAACTGACAACAATGCCCGTTTTGATTCCCTGAGAAGCGGCGCCTGGATAATGGATGAAAACCGCTCCAATCATTTTATATATAAGGAGAACATCAATGCAGCATATATTAACTACAATAAACAGTTTGACAAATGGGGTGTGCAGCTGGGATTACGGGGAGAACAGACACATATCTCTGGTCATTCAGAATCCATGAAGGATCAGCAAATGACGGCAGCAAATAATGACTCTACTTATTTCAACCTGTTTCCAAGTGCGGCTGTAACGTATAATCTGAACAAGAACAATACCCTGGGACTGACCTACAGCCGCCGTATTCAGCGCCCCAGCTATGAAGACCTGAATCCATTTGAGTTTTATCTGGACAGATATACCAAGGAAGCAGGTAATCCTAACCTGAAGCCGCAGTATTCCAACAACTTTGAAGTGACCCATACCTTCAAACAGTTCCTGATCACTTCTCTTGGTTATTCCCACACCAAAAATATGATGACCAGGATACTGGAAGCAGATGTGGACCACGCTACCGGCGATACAACCGTGCTTAAATATAAGTTCCTGAATGTGGCAAAAGCAGATAACTTCAACCTGAATGTTTCTATGCCGTTACCCATCACTAAATGGTGGACCAGCTTTACAACAGTATCGCTTTCTTACAATATGTATGAAACGGTTGTAAACAACAATCCCGTAAAACTTGGTGCTACCGGCTTCTTTGGCCGTACGCAGCAAACATTTACCCTTACAAAAGACCTGTCTGCAGAAGCCTCCTTCTTTTATGTTTCTCCGCAGGTGGCTAATGAGGGTTTATTCAAAATGAAGTCTATGTATAGCCTGGACCTGGGTTTACAGCAAAAAGTACTCAAAGGAAAGGGTACCCTGAAGCTGAATGTTACAGATATACTTAAAACGCAGTATTTCCGTGGTTCCTTTGATAACGCCGGCAGAAATACGGCTGTATACAGTAAGTGGGATGCACAACAGGTACGCCTCACATTCACTTACCGCTTTGGTAATAACAATGTGAAAGCAGCCCGTAACCGTGAGACAGGACTGGAAGCAGAGCAGAATCGTGTTAAACAGGGCGGCAATTAA